In one Trichlorobacter lovleyi SZ genomic region, the following are encoded:
- a CDS encoding 4Fe-4S dicluster domain-containing protein, with product MPKYAMVIDQRRCIGCMACIVACKAENNVPPEQFRTRVLEKTEGQFPNLRTELRSELCNHCDNPPCVYNCPTRASYKSRLSGLVLLDKKRCVGCKACVAACPYDARYIDHNKGFADKCTFCDHRIKEGKEPACVATCIGKSRIFGDLNDPKSPVRLALKGHHAELPMKSAGTEPRVYYIRRFGTE from the coding sequence ATGCCGAAGTATGCAATGGTAATCGATCAACGGCGCTGCATCGGCTGCATGGCCTGCATTGTCGCCTGCAAGGCGGAGAACAACGTACCGCCCGAGCAGTTTCGCACACGGGTGCTGGAGAAAACTGAAGGACAGTTTCCCAATCTGCGCACTGAATTGCGCTCCGAGCTGTGCAACCACTGTGACAACCCGCCCTGTGTCTACAACTGCCCTACCCGCGCCTCCTACAAAAGCCGCCTGAGCGGCCTGGTACTGCTGGACAAGAAACGCTGTGTGGGTTGCAAGGCCTGTGTGGCTGCCTGCCCCTATGACGCCCGCTACATTGACCACAACAAGGGGTTTGCCGACAAATGCACCTTCTGCGACCACCGGATCAAGGAAGGCAAGGAGCCGGCCTGTGTAGCCACCTGTATCGGCAAGTCCCGCATCTTTGGTGATCTGAATGACCCGAAAAGCCCGGTGCGGCTGGCCCTGAAGGGGCACCATGCCGAACTGCCGATGAAAAGCGCCGGCACCGAGCCACGGGTCTATTACATCCGCCGGTTTGGCACGGAATAG
- a CDS encoding molybdopterin-containing oxidoreductase family protein → MPIMSRRSFLKTSGICTAGAIAATYLPDQFLLWAGEKGLAKTEKITTYCEMCFWKCGAIATVVGGRVVKLEGNPLSATAKGKLCGRGNGGIGLLYDPDRLKHPLIRTGKRGEGQFRKASWDEALTHIADKLKKIKEEHGPESLALFTHGSPTEHFMPLLQGFGSNNFAMPSFAQCRGPRVVGYELTYGDDIGSPERLDMANSKVVVLIGSHLGENMHNSQVQEFTDAIGNGAKIIVVDPRFSVAAGKAHHWLPIKPASDMALILAWINIIIREGWYDREYVAKYTHGFDKLAAAVQQYTPEWAEKETDIPAAQIMATAREMGLHRPAVCIHPGRHVTWDGKDVQRSRAIAILGAILGTWGREGGAYLATRGSFPAVPPPSFPASNRPTLKKGGFPLGGAEGVTNAIREATSIGEPYPVKAWMVTGTNLLAAMPGQKETIEAISKLDLLVVVDVIPSDTSLYADVVLPECTYLERHDGLIIGKGRALSASIRQPAVAPMYDSKPAWWIAKELSKKLGLEDYFPWENFEDRLNELCLTYNIDYDELKQKGVISFPDTAKPFITADNQPVFKTKSGKIELYSKELEELGFEPIPAYEKNEEPPQGFYRLLYGRSAVHTFSRTVNNPALNELYKENELWLSSVQARKMGLTDGQYVALQNQEGITSNRVRLKVTERIREDCVYMVHGFGQQSKGLTKAFRRGADDQQLISSYPVDPICGGTGMRCTFVKLVKGA, encoded by the coding sequence CCGCTCTCTGCAACCGCTAAAGGCAAGCTCTGTGGACGGGGCAACGGAGGTATCGGCCTGCTGTACGACCCGGATCGGCTCAAACATCCCCTGATCAGAACCGGCAAAAGGGGTGAGGGGCAGTTTCGCAAGGCAAGCTGGGACGAGGCACTGACCCACATTGCCGACAAGCTGAAAAAAATCAAGGAAGAGCATGGTCCGGAATCACTGGCCCTGTTTACCCACGGTTCCCCCACCGAGCATTTCATGCCGCTGTTACAGGGGTTTGGCAGCAATAACTTTGCCATGCCATCCTTTGCCCAGTGCCGTGGGCCACGGGTAGTGGGGTATGAGCTGACCTACGGTGACGACATCGGTTCACCTGAACGATTGGACATGGCCAACAGCAAGGTGGTGGTGCTGATCGGCTCTCACCTGGGCGAGAACATGCACAACTCACAGGTGCAGGAGTTTACCGATGCGATCGGCAACGGCGCAAAGATCATCGTGGTTGATCCCCGCTTTTCGGTAGCTGCGGGCAAAGCACACCACTGGCTGCCGATCAAACCGGCCAGTGATATGGCCCTGATCCTGGCCTGGATCAATATCATCATCCGTGAAGGCTGGTACGACCGGGAGTACGTTGCCAAATACACACACGGCTTTGATAAGCTTGCAGCGGCAGTACAGCAGTACACACCGGAGTGGGCGGAAAAAGAGACCGATATCCCGGCAGCACAGATCATGGCCACTGCCCGCGAGATGGGCCTGCACCGCCCGGCAGTCTGCATCCATCCCGGCCGCCACGTTACCTGGGACGGCAAGGATGTACAACGTTCACGGGCAATTGCCATTCTGGGCGCCATCCTCGGCACCTGGGGACGAGAAGGGGGTGCCTACCTGGCCACCAGGGGATCGTTCCCGGCAGTGCCACCACCCAGCTTTCCCGCCTCAAACCGTCCCACCCTGAAAAAAGGGGGCTTCCCGTTAGGCGGCGCCGAAGGGGTCACCAACGCCATCCGTGAGGCCACCAGTATCGGCGAACCGTACCCGGTCAAGGCCTGGATGGTTACCGGTACCAATCTGCTGGCTGCCATGCCGGGCCAGAAAGAGACCATCGAGGCGATCAGCAAGCTGGATCTGCTGGTGGTGGTTGATGTTATCCCCTCTGACACCTCGCTCTACGCCGATGTGGTGCTGCCTGAATGCACCTACCTGGAGCGGCATGACGGCCTGATCATCGGCAAGGGACGCGCTCTGTCCGCAAGTATCCGCCAGCCTGCAGTAGCGCCGATGTACGACTCAAAACCGGCCTGGTGGATCGCCAAGGAGCTGTCCAAAAAACTGGGGTTGGAAGACTACTTCCCCTGGGAAAATTTCGAAGATCGTCTGAATGAACTCTGCCTGACCTACAACATCGACTATGACGAACTGAAACAGAAGGGGGTCATTTCCTTCCCTGACACGGCAAAGCCGTTCATCACCGCCGACAATCAGCCGGTCTTCAAAACCAAGTCAGGCAAGATTGAGTTGTACAGCAAGGAACTTGAAGAGCTGGGGTTTGAACCGATACCCGCCTACGAGAAGAATGAAGAGCCGCCACAAGGGTTCTATCGTCTGCTGTATGGTCGCAGTGCGGTACACACCTTCAGTCGTACGGTAAACAACCCTGCCTTGAACGAGCTGTACAAGGAAAATGAACTCTGGCTGAGCAGCGTACAGGCCAGAAAAATGGGGCTGACTGATGGCCAGTATGTGGCGCTGCAGAATCAGGAAGGGATCACCTCAAACCGCGTACGCCTGAAGGTGACGGAACGGATTAGAGAAGACTGTGTCTACATGGTGCATGGCTTTGGCCAACAATCAAAAGGTCTGACAAAGGCTTTCCGCAGAGGGGCGGATGATCAGCAGCTGATCAGCAGCTATCCGGTTGATCCGATCTGCGGCGGCACCGGAATGCGTTGTACCTTTGTAAAACTGGTAAAGGGGGCCTGA
- the nrfD gene encoding NrfD/PsrC family molybdoenzyme membrane anchor subunit translates to MELTITGANAMTNPVLHIWDWRVSLYLFLGGLSAGLAVMSSLMHLQKKEDRIPAGETVFMVAPWLVPVILGIGMFFIFLDLDRKLNVFWFYLTIQPLSPMSWGSWGLLLFTPISLLFAYGTLPEQRREWLYRLPFMDDLATWVKPRMQYLALANAAMGVFIGIYTGVLLSAFVARPLWNTAILPMLFLCSAMSAGAALMIVLAKDQCVKLFYTKVDIGLIIAEMIIIPLFFYGQYVSSESQRLSIMPFFSLNHEYLWYTASLLFIGVIFPLALVMKLAEIKECHETLCSSDILKMNLSAGLVLLGSLVIRLTFVYAGQISKLV, encoded by the coding sequence ATGGAACTGACTATTACCGGCGCCAACGCCATGACCAATCCGGTCCTGCATATCTGGGACTGGCGTGTTTCGCTCTACCTGTTTCTGGGCGGCCTTTCTGCAGGCCTGGCGGTGATGAGCTCACTGATGCACCTTCAGAAAAAGGAAGACCGTATTCCGGCGGGTGAAACCGTCTTCATGGTAGCCCCCTGGCTGGTACCGGTCATTTTGGGGATCGGTATGTTCTTTATCTTTCTGGACCTGGACCGCAAGCTGAATGTGTTCTGGTTCTACCTGACGATACAGCCGCTCTCCCCCATGTCCTGGGGTTCCTGGGGGCTGCTGCTGTTCACCCCGATCAGCCTGTTGTTCGCCTACGGCACCCTGCCGGAACAGCGCAGAGAGTGGTTGTACCGCCTGCCGTTCATGGATGATCTGGCCACCTGGGTAAAGCCACGCATGCAGTATCTTGCACTGGCCAATGCTGCAATGGGGGTCTTCATCGGCATCTACACCGGTGTGCTCTTGAGCGCCTTTGTGGCCCGCCCACTCTGGAACACCGCCATCCTGCCGATGCTGTTCCTCTGTTCAGCCATGTCAGCAGGGGCAGCCCTGATGATCGTGCTGGCCAAGGATCAGTGTGTAAAACTGTTTTACACAAAGGTCGACATCGGCCTGATCATTGCCGAGATGATCATCATCCCGCTATTTTTCTACGGTCAGTATGTTTCCTCTGAATCACAGCGGCTTTCGATCATGCCGTTCTTCAGCTTAAACCATGAATATCTCTGGTATACCGCCTCACTCTTGTTTATCGGCGTCATCTTCCCTCTGGCATTGGTGATGAAACTGGCCGAGATCAAGGAGTGCCATGAAACACTTTGCAGCAGCGACATCCTCAAGATGAATCTGAGCGCCGGACTGGTCTTGCTGGGAAGTCTGGTGATCCGTCTAACCTTTGTCTACGCCGGACAGATCAGCAAACTGGTCTGA